Proteins encoded in a region of the Prinia subflava isolate CZ2003 ecotype Zambia chromosome 24, Cam_Psub_1.2, whole genome shotgun sequence genome:
- the C24H1orf216 gene encoding UPF0500 protein C1orf216 homolog produces the protein MFAVCPANPPFQQGRGGPGPGTAIPGAGHGPDSNSNFVGEVCDSNENWSQPAPGSPPEEGSSRSENTANPSDNLLLLMQRQMVQGRLRDTAPGLGDVCPEQGVRSPPEGAEVSGAGGQNPAEEEAGGCIKPPSSPAEDNGYASSSLSIDSPESTCSTTWDPPASAPQARSPPEAGLAAPELGTLFPALAEAVQHLQDKERFKEQEKEKHHIQLVMYRRLALLRWIHSLQQRVVDQQNRLQESFDTILDNRKELIRCMQQGPACLAAAAAPGP, from the coding sequence ATGTTTGCTGTGTGCCCAGCAAACCCCCCATTCCAGCAGGGCCGGGGGGGCCCAGGGCCGGGCACGGCCATCCCAGGGGCCGGACACGGGCCCGACTCCAACTCCAACTTCGTGGGAGAGGTGTGTGACAGCAACGAGAACTGGAGCCAGCCAGCGCCGGGGTCCCCGCCCGAGGAGGGCTCCAGCCGGAGTGAAAACACCGCAAATCCGTCTGATAATCTGCTGTTATTAATGCAGAGACAGATGGTCCAGGGCCGGCTCAGGGACACCGCCCCGGGCCTGGGGGACGTGTGCCCCGAGCAGGGGGTGCGCAGCCCCCCCgagggagcagaggtcagcggGGCAGGGGGACAAAaccctgctgaggaggaggcCGGGGGATGCATCAAGCCCCCGAGCTCCCCTGCAGAGGACAACGGCTAcgccagcagctccctcagcatcGACAGCCCCgagagcacctgcagcaccaccTGGGACCCTCCCGCCTCTGCCCCCCAAGCCAGGAGCCcccctgaggcagggctggctgcgcCTGAGCTGGGGACCCTCTTCCCGGCTCTGGCAGAGGCCGTGCAGCACCTCCAGGACAAGGAGCGCTtcaaggagcaggagaaggagaagcacCACATCCAGCTGGTGATGTACCGGCGCCTGGCCCTGCTGCGCTGGatccacagcctgcagcagagaGTCGTGGACCAGCAGAACCGCTTGCAGGAGAGTTTTGACACCATCCTGGATAATCGCAAGGAGCTGATCCGCTGCATGCAGCAGGGCCCAGCCTGCCTCGCTGCCGCGGCTGCCCCTGGCCCCTGA